In the Methanobacterium spitsbergense genome, one interval contains:
- a CDS encoding PAS domain S-box protein yields MVKADANIKIIEEFEEIRKSEALLARLLENSSQPFGVGYPDGRLGLVNKAFEELTGYSREELKNTDWSEILTPPEFRDMENEKLNELQCTGQPVRYEKEYIRKDGTRLPIELLVHLEKNKDGTPEYYYSFITNISERKHQEVLTQKLLESEQQLTEELQTSNEELQSTSEELHVKNEELKHQGDNLLQINKALKESEERFRTLADNIPNLAWMADANGWIFWYNKQWYEYTGTTLEDMQGWGWQKVHHPDYVKPVTEEWSTRIKEGKPYDNIFPLKSKDGKYRWFLTRVTPIRDDQGKLIRWLGTNTDITERKEVETELNKYKDKLESLVEVRTAELEKAYKSLKESEEHYLTLFNSIDEGFCTIEVIFDSNNNPIDYRFLEINPAFAKQTGLEDAEGKLMRDLAPDHEEHWFEIYGEIALTGKPMRFVNEAKALNRWYNVYAFKIGAPENREIAILFNDITKFKKTEEALEFSSNYNRSLIDASLDPLVTIGPDGKITDVNKSTEIITGYSKDVLIGTDFSDYFTEPEKARSGYKQVFKEGSVYDYSLEIKSKTGEVTPVLYNASIYKDNRGEVIGVFAAARDITQIKRVENKLKEYQDTLEEKVKKRTEELAISNAELEHFAYVASHDLREPLRMITSFLQLLERRYSANLDQDANEFIGFAVDGAKRLDDMINDLLEYSKVNRKEQVFRSVNLEKVLESALINLIIPTEENNAVIDHDPLPTVYGDEKLLVQLFQNLIGNAIKYHGQEPPKIHISSIKENNQYIISIKDNGIGIESQHLERIFTIFQRLHGNDEYEGTGIGLAITQKIVHQHNGNIWVESKQGKGSTFYFTIPIK; encoded by the coding sequence ATGGTAAAAGCTGATGCTAATATTAAAATTATAGAGGAATTTGAAGAAATTAGAAAAAGTGAAGCTTTACTTGCTAGATTACTTGAAAATTCTTCTCAGCCCTTTGGTGTAGGTTATCCAGACGGTCGCTTAGGGCTTGTTAACAAAGCATTTGAGGAACTTACTGGTTATTCGAGAGAAGAGCTCAAAAACACAGATTGGTCTGAAATTCTCACACCTCCAGAATTCAGGGACATGGAAAATGAAAAACTTAATGAACTTCAATGCACAGGACAACCAGTAAGGTATGAAAAAGAGTATATACGGAAAGACGGGACCAGATTACCAATAGAACTTCTTGTGCATCTAGAGAAAAATAAAGATGGTACACCTGAATACTATTATTCATTCATCACAAACATATCTGAACGAAAACATCAGGAAGTGCTTACTCAGAAGCTTTTAGAGAGTGAACAACAACTAACAGAAGAACTTCAAACTTCTAATGAAGAATTACAATCCACTTCCGAAGAACTTCATGTTAAAAATGAAGAACTTAAGCATCAGGGAGATAATTTATTACAAATAAATAAGGCGCTAAAGGAAAGTGAAGAGCGTTTCCGAACTCTTGCAGATAATATTCCAAACTTGGCATGGATGGCCGATGCAAATGGATGGATCTTCTGGTATAACAAACAATGGTATGAATATACAGGAACAACACTCGAGGATATGCAGGGATGGGGTTGGCAAAAAGTCCATCACCCCGACTATGTAAAACCAGTAACAGAAGAATGGTCTACAAGAATCAAAGAAGGAAAACCATATGACAATATATTTCCACTTAAAAGTAAAGATGGGAAGTACCGCTGGTTCCTAACCAGAGTTACACCAATCAGAGATGATCAAGGTAAGTTAATACGATGGTTAGGTACTAATACAGACATTACAGAGCGTAAAGAAGTGGAAACCGAACTGAATAAATATAAGGATAAATTAGAGAGTTTGGTGGAGGTCCGTACCGCAGAGCTAGAAAAGGCTTATAAATCTTTAAAAGAAAGTGAAGAACATTATCTGACTTTATTTAATTCTATTGATGAAGGTTTCTGCACTATTGAGGTTATTTTCGATTCTAATAATAATCCCATTGATTATCGGTTTTTAGAAATTAATCCTGCTTTTGCAAAGCAAACTGGACTGGAAGATGCAGAGGGTAAATTGATGCGTGATCTTGCTCCGGATCATGAGGAGCATTGGTTTGAAATTTACGGTGAAATAGCTCTAACAGGCAAACCGATGCGTTTTGTTAACGAGGCAAAAGCTTTGAATAGATGGTATAATGTATATGCATTTAAGATTGGTGCTCCTGAAAATAGGGAAATAGCTATTCTTTTCAATGATATCACTAAATTTAAAAAAACTGAGGAAGCTTTAGAATTTTCGAGTAATTATAACCGTAGTTTGATTGATGCCAGTCTGGATCCGCTGGTTACAATTGGGCCTGATGGAAAAATCACCGATGTAAACAAATCTACAGAAATCATTACGGGATACTCTAAGGACGTTCTTATTGGAACTGATTTTTCAGACTATTTCACTGAACCTGAAAAAGCCCGATCCGGTTATAAACAAGTATTTAAAGAAGGTTCTGTGTATGATTATTCACTGGAAATCAAAAGTAAGACTGGTGAAGTGACTCCGGTGTTATACAATGCTTCTATCTATAAGGATAATAGAGGAGAAGTTATTGGGGTTTTTGCTGCTGCTCGTGACATAACCCAAATTAAAAGGGTAGAAAATAAATTAAAGGAATATCAGGATACACTTGAAGAAAAAGTTAAAAAACGTACAGAAGAGCTTGCCATTTCCAATGCTGAGCTTGAACATTTTGCATATGTGGCATCTCATGATCTGCGTGAACCATTACGGATGATTACTAGCTTTTTACAATTACTCGAGCGTCGATATAGTGCTAATTTGGATCAAGATGCGAATGAATTTATTGGATTTGCTGTGGATGGGGCTAAACGTTTAGATGACATGATAAACGATCTTCTGGAATATTCAAAAGTAAATAGGAAAGAACAAGTGTTTAGATCTGTGAATTTAGAAAAAGTATTGGAGAGTGCATTAATAAATTTAATAATTCCTACTGAAGAAAATAATGCAGTTATAGACCATGATCCGTTACCTACTGTCTATGGTGATGAAAAGTTATTAGTTCAATTGTTCCAAAATCTAATTGGCAATGCAATTAAATATCATGGCCAAGAACCTCCTAAGATTCATATATCCTCTATTAAAGAAAATAACCAATACATTATCAGTATAAAAGATAATGGTATAGGAATTGAGTCACAACATTTAGAACGTATCTTTACAATATTTCAACGCTTGCACGGGAATGATGAATATGAAGGGACAGGAATTGGACTTGCAATAACACAAAAAATTGTACATCAACATAATGGAAATATTTGGGTTGAATCAAAACAAGGAAAAGGTTCAACATTCTATTTCACAATACCTATCAAATAA
- a CDS encoding response regulator, with product MVEDEIIIAIDLKQRLESLGHDILDTALNGNDAIKKTRETNPDLVLMDIQLNGPIDGIEAAQQIQKLFKIPFIYLTGSHDNKIWERAQQTEPAGYITKPFDETEIQNAIELATLPKQD from the coding sequence ATTGTTGAGGATGAAATTATTATAGCCATAGATTTAAAACAACGGCTAGAAAGTTTGGGACATGATATACTCGATACAGCGTTAAATGGGAATGATGCTATTAAAAAAACAAGGGAAACAAATCCAGATCTTGTTTTAATGGATATTCAACTAAATGGCCCAATAGATGGAATAGAGGCAGCCCAACAAATCCAGAAACTCTTTAAAATTCCATTTATATACCTCACAGGAAGCCATGACAATAAAATCTGGGAACGGGCTCAACAAACTGAACCTGCTGGTTATATCACAAAACCGTTTGATGAAACAGAAATACAAAATGCTATAGAACTTGCAACGTTACCAAAACAAGATTGA
- a CDS encoding right-handed parallel beta-helix repeat-containing protein, whose translation MKKQLFLLFLGFLFVLTISGVASAADRNVGPGYTYSTINQAVSASNSGDHIYVHDKNGSAYTYNEKVFIKKENLTITAKGKVTVKNKVIDPNIQYIFQLSKGNILENFIIQGNGEDYGIVANQAIIKNNTIIGNVIGVRASIDHKYVQIFNNTFYNNSRGIYFDSGSYDTISGNIFTIGDTGIDIQSNPHSTITKNTFKNISNGISINGMDYSSISYNTFNNITGNGMNIQPTTHVQVGYNKLTNVTNGIRLVGDYSENKYYPCEFITVHDNSLKNCKYALKIEGATNNTINRNIISTNTVGITFDEIREISGKVFVASSNNTIIGNNIYNNGNGISFVNIFAPSTGNKIKYNRIVNNDHWAVVNYSNENISAYWNWWGSNSSPKTKIIGKAIYDPWLVLTLKAVPSTVQTNTNSKITADLRYDSIGKLQTGGYLPNGIRVNFATTLGTIGSSASTVNGIAQTNLTSGTLGTSTVSAKLDNQTVKTSVKIIDTIPPKVLLTNPTNWKTGFSKTSSIAIKFSEYLKTSTYYNHITIKNLTTGKYVTITKSITRNTLYLKMPLTRLAYNWYQVTIPKDAIKDYAGNNLSATYTFRFKTGA comes from the coding sequence ATGAAAAAACAGTTATTTCTATTATTTTTGGGATTTCTTTTTGTTTTAACAATTTCTGGAGTTGCCTCGGCAGCTGACAGGAATGTGGGGCCGGGCTATACCTACAGCACTATTAATCAGGCAGTAAGTGCATCTAATTCTGGTGATCATATTTATGTACATGATAAAAATGGTTCAGCCTATACTTACAATGAAAAAGTTTTTATCAAAAAAGAAAATCTCACAATTACTGCAAAAGGTAAAGTAACAGTTAAAAACAAAGTGATAGATCCTAATATTCAATATATTTTTCAACTAAGTAAAGGCAATATTCTAGAAAATTTCATTATTCAGGGGAATGGGGAAGATTATGGTATTGTTGCTAATCAAGCTATAATCAAGAACAACACCATAATTGGAAATGTTATTGGAGTGAGAGCTTCTATAGACCATAAATATGTTCAAATATTTAACAATACATTTTACAATAACAGTAGAGGAATTTACTTTGATTCTGGTAGTTATGATACTATATCAGGAAACATTTTCACAATTGGAGATACGGGCATTGACATTCAATCAAACCCTCACTCTACCATAACCAAGAATACATTTAAAAATATCTCAAATGGAATATCTATAAACGGAATGGACTATTCTTCCATATCTTACAATACCTTCAATAATATTACTGGAAATGGGATGAATATACAACCTACCACACATGTTCAGGTAGGATATAACAAGTTAACCAATGTTACAAATGGAATAAGGCTAGTAGGAGATTATTCAGAAAACAAATATTACCCTTGTGAATTCATAACAGTACATGATAACAGCTTGAAAAACTGTAAATATGCCCTAAAGATTGAAGGGGCAACAAATAACACGATAAATCGTAACATTATATCAACTAATACAGTTGGTATCACGTTTGATGAAATCAGAGAAATTAGTGGTAAAGTATTCGTTGCATCTTCAAACAATACCATAATTGGAAATAATATTTACAATAATGGTAATGGAATCAGTTTTGTAAATATTTTCGCTCCATCCACTGGGAATAAAATAAAATACAACAGAATTGTAAATAACGATCATTGGGCCGTTGTGAACTATTCCAATGAAAATATTTCTGCTTACTGGAATTGGTGGGGTTCAAATAGCTCCCCTAAAACTAAAATAATCGGTAAAGCTATTTACGATCCTTGGTTAGTGCTCACATTAAAAGCTGTTCCAAGTACTGTTCAAACTAATACGAATTCAAAAATAACCGCAGATCTGAGGTATGATAGTATTGGAAAACTTCAGACCGGAGGATATTTACCTAATGGAATTCGGGTAAACTTTGCAACAACATTAGGAACTATAGGCAGTTCAGCATCCACAGTCAACGGAATTGCACAAACCAACCTTACAAGCGGGACATTAGGTACATCAACTGTTTCAGCTAAATTAGACAATCAAACAGTAAAAACCTCAGTTAAAATAATAGATACCATTCCACCTAAAGTTTTATTAACCAATCCAACTAACTGGAAGACAGGTTTTAGCAAAACATCATCTATAGCAATTAAATTCAGTGAATATCTCAAAACAAGCACATACTACAACCACATAACCATCAAAAACCTCACCACAGGTAAATACGTAACAATCACCAAATCAATCACTCGGAACACATTATACCTAAAAATGCCTTTAACAAGATTAGCATACAACTGGTACCAAGTAACCATACCTAAAGATGCAATCAAAGACTACGCAGGAAACAATCTATCCGCTACATACACCTTCAGATTCAAAACAGGAGCATAA
- a CDS encoding nucleotidyltransferase domain-containing protein produces the protein MKDNTNKIITALLENGSKHTNIRQISQDIKMNYSNVHRIFRNLHELNLVSLEKHGKSSEYSLIKKINPLIFKAEYLRSKNLLDHNKDLKILQMKLMSLKFPFIALIFGSYTKKTASKSSDIDLMIISEKEREKEFERIINLLPLDIHLVTLNFEEFLSMAKNSDFSVVSEAIKFNILLVGIEDYYRMLENVG, from the coding sequence ATGAAAGATAACACCAACAAAATTATTACAGCCCTATTAGAGAACGGCTCCAAGCATACGAATATTAGGCAAATATCTCAAGATATCAAAATGAACTATTCAAATGTACATAGAATTTTTAGAAATCTTCATGAATTAAATTTAGTATCGTTGGAGAAGCATGGTAAATCTTCTGAATATTCCCTAATAAAGAAAATAAATCCTCTAATCTTTAAAGCTGAATATTTACGATCTAAAAATTTATTAGATCATAATAAAGATCTAAAGATTTTGCAAATGAAATTAATGTCATTAAAATTTCCATTCATTGCATTAATTTTTGGTTCTTACACTAAGAAAACAGCATCAAAGAGTTCTGACATTGATTTAATGATAATCTCAGAAAAAGAGAGAGAAAAAGAATTTGAAAGGATTATAAATTTGTTACCTTTAGATATCCATCTTGTAACATTAAATTTTGAAGAATTTCTATCTATGGCTAAGAACAGTGACTTCAGTGTTGTATCAGAGGCAATTAAATTTAATATCCTACTTGTGGGTATTGAAGACTATTATCGGATGTTAGAAAATGTTGGATGA
- a CDS encoding right-handed parallel beta-helix repeat-containing protein — MQKHIKKAQLIVFMLIFTLIAMGTVSAADHLSDKSVTSVNHTTFTQNTQKITNVVKINKNLSINKTKTSNTSKDPQIWNNGAPVSRGGHPADYNWGTIQNAVNNALSGDTIMLENGCTFSGEGNTQITLSKNLNFDVLYGGRAIIDGHGIRWGFVVNPGFKASFNNIIFQNMFKPSNGAALENNRGTLTLNHCVFVNSQAAKDGGVIYNNGSLYMNRCLVNNNLGGSGIYTAGSGTVNIRNSSIFYNINEDGIGITVESGNPTITGNNIYGNFWRGIYIMGGNAVISNNNIHNNGHGTCNGDGIWINGGNPVITSNNIRNNSEDGIHIDRSSKDNSKSNKLNIHYNSIVDNGKCGLHVVNHVYVNAIHNWWGTNSPDYVRQIIDPIYPKDIFEQYDNPSINHISWNPYLYLRIKSNSPIYNGNNSTVTAYLTRDNRKDNKINLAPGTVPDGTTVTFSLTNGTYGRLTEPFTRTTVGGVSTIVFTANDPNAQNVSATVDHQQVTTEIYIKPQARVVMSIKSNSPAHVGGIGQFIVTLTNYGPDIAYRIIVQEHNLLPDFIHELSEGCYDILHGRWTVFQLENGETVTLTAYRIMNKEDLKLNWYDNVTESQFTHNPTPIKQKTALIKTRTAAEVSMTKTSNGSVHVGQTGTFTITLINKGPNDATNVLVRDPFQAGFTYTPSIGSYDRATGIWCIDKLANRASATLTISKVMSPTDVGTIHNTAYETQETYNPSPIIPQTANLTVNPVAYVVMTKTSNGPVHVGETGTFTITLKNNGPNDATNVLVSDPYITGFLYMPSTGSYNFATGIWTISRLANGATATLTITKVMSTNDIGTIHNTASETQTTYNPTPITPQTANLTVNPSAHVIMTKTSNGPVHVGQRGIFTITLTNNGPSDATNVLVSDPFIVGFTYTPSIGSYDPTTGIWTISRLANGATATLTITKVMSTNDIGTIHNTASETQTTYNPTPITPQTANLTVNPSAHVIMTKTSNGPVHVGQRGIFTITLTNNGPSDATNVLVSDPFIVGFTYTPSIGSYDPTTGIWTISRLANGATATLTITKVMSTNDIGTIHNTASETQTTYNPTPITPQTANLTVNPSAHVIMTKTSNGPVHVGQRGIFTITLTNNGPSDATNVLVSDPYIKGFTYTPSIGTYNPTTGIWAIRTLVNGAAATLTISKHNMAPSDVGTIHNTASETQTTYNPTPITPQTANLTVNPSAHVIMTKTSNGPVHVGQRGIFTITLTNNGPSDATNVLVSDPYIKGFTYTPSIGTYNPTTGIWAIRTLVNGAAATLTISKHNMAPSDVGTIHNTASETQTTYNPTPITPQTANLTVNPSAHVIMTKTSNGPVHVGQRGIFTITLTNNGPSDATNVLVSDPFIVGFTYTPSIGSYDPTTGIWTISRLANGATATLTITKVMSTNDIGTIHNTASETQTTYNPTPITPQTATLYIYNVKLSIKKTSNKTKYNAGDSVVYNIDVKNNGSDTATNIIVTDTLRSGLTYISSTLGGSYNALTRTVTWKLASLTSGLHFLPSFTASVNKGTQGHTITNTVSAYNNGIKTPIISTPANIKVNKAVLSIKKTSGKTKYNTGNSVFYIIDVKNNGPDTATNIIVTDTLPTGMIYVDSTRGGVWDYTKKTVTWNVDNLARGAHFKAMLTANINIHGGKTLKNRVQAIDKQMNSPVSATKSIHVKKSSLYVKVSPTIIQTLVGKTFTITYKVGNKGPDEANNVVMSFVIPKGLRFVSASSKDGAKPSYNAATKELTWILGDVKVGDPILKLNVKALRAGTFLITSKLVSSTTSRQQAIVSAVTVKAHKKAHNKVKPHGGQTIPMQKTGAPIGALILAGLMILGGILLPRQEN; from the coding sequence GTGCAAAAACATATTAAAAAAGCTCAATTGATTGTATTTATGCTTATATTCACATTAATTGCTATGGGAACGGTTTCTGCAGCAGATCACTTATCAGATAAATCTGTAACATCTGTAAATCATACAACGTTTACGCAGAATACTCAGAAAATAACAAATGTAGTGAAAATAAACAAAAATCTATCAATTAACAAAACAAAAACATCAAATACTTCAAAAGATCCTCAAATATGGAATAATGGAGCTCCTGTATCTAGAGGAGGACATCCTGCGGACTATAATTGGGGAACAATACAAAACGCTGTAAATAATGCCTTATCTGGTGATACCATAATGCTGGAAAATGGTTGCACATTTTCTGGGGAGGGTAACACTCAAATTACACTGAGTAAAAACTTAAATTTTGACGTTCTCTACGGAGGAAGAGCCATCATTGACGGTCATGGAATTAGATGGGGATTTGTAGTAAATCCTGGATTTAAAGCATCTTTTAACAACATAATATTCCAAAACATGTTCAAACCTTCCAATGGTGCAGCTTTAGAAAATAATAGAGGTACTCTTACACTAAACCATTGTGTCTTTGTAAATAGTCAAGCCGCAAAGGATGGTGGAGTTATTTACAACAATGGTAGCCTTTACATGAATCGATGCCTTGTAAATAATAACCTGGGAGGATCAGGTATTTATACTGCTGGTTCAGGCACAGTTAACATTAGAAACAGTAGCATCTTCTATAATATTAATGAAGACGGTATTGGAATAACTGTTGAAAGTGGAAACCCAACCATCACAGGCAACAACATATATGGTAACTTTTGGAGAGGTATCTACATTATGGGTGGAAATGCTGTTATATCAAACAACAACATACACAACAACGGTCATGGTACTTGTAATGGTGATGGTATTTGGATAAATGGTGGTAATCCGGTAATTACCAGTAATAACATTAGAAACAATTCTGAGGATGGAATACATATAGATAGATCTTCAAAAGACAACTCAAAAAGTAATAAACTCAATATCCATTACAACAGTATAGTTGACAATGGAAAATGTGGGTTACATGTAGTAAACCATGTCTATGTTAATGCTATTCACAACTGGTGGGGAACTAACAGTCCAGACTATGTACGCCAGATTATTGATCCCATATATCCCAAGGATATATTTGAACAGTATGATAATCCGAGTATAAATCATATTTCATGGAATCCTTACCTGTATCTAAGGATAAAGAGCAACAGTCCCATATACAATGGAAATAATTCAACTGTAACAGCATACCTCACAAGAGACAATCGAAAAGATAACAAGATCAACTTAGCACCAGGAACTGTTCCAGATGGAACTACAGTAACTTTCAGTCTGACCAATGGTACATATGGACGTCTTACAGAACCGTTTACACGAACCACTGTTGGTGGTGTTTCAACTATAGTCTTTACAGCAAACGACCCTAATGCACAAAATGTGAGTGCAACAGTAGATCATCAACAAGTAACTACAGAAATTTACATTAAACCACAAGCAAGAGTTGTAATGTCCATTAAGAGTAACTCCCCCGCACATGTTGGCGGAATAGGACAATTCATCGTAACACTAACCAACTACGGACCTGACATTGCATATAGAATAATAGTTCAAGAACACAATCTTTTACCAGACTTTATACATGAACTATCAGAGGGATGTTACGATATTCTCCATGGTAGATGGACCGTATTTCAACTGGAAAATGGAGAAACAGTTACATTAACCGCATACAGAATTATGAACAAAGAAGATTTAAAACTCAATTGGTACGACAATGTAACTGAATCACAATTTACGCACAATCCAACACCAATAAAACAAAAAACTGCACTTATAAAAACCAGAACGGCTGCAGAAGTAAGCATGACTAAAACTAGTAATGGCTCAGTACACGTTGGACAGACAGGTACATTCACAATAACACTAATTAACAAGGGACCCAACGATGCAACAAACGTCTTGGTAAGAGATCCATTCCAAGCAGGCTTTACTTATACACCATCAATTGGATCATACGACCGTGCTACAGGAATATGGTGCATAGACAAACTGGCAAATAGAGCATCAGCAACATTAACCATAAGCAAGGTAATGTCTCCAACTGATGTAGGAACAATACACAACACAGCATATGAAACACAAGAAACCTACAACCCATCACCAATAATACCACAAACCGCAAATCTAACAGTAAACCCGGTTGCATATGTAGTCATGACAAAAACAAGTAACGGCCCAGTACACGTAGGAGAGACAGGTACATTTACCATAACACTAAAAAACAACGGACCCAACGATGCAACAAACGTTTTGGTAAGCGATCCATATATAACAGGCTTTCTTTATATGCCATCAACTGGATCGTACAACTTTGCAACAGGGATATGGACCATTTCTAGACTGGCAAATGGAGCAACAGCAACATTAACCATAACCAAGGTAATGTCTACAAATGACATAGGAACAATTCACAACACAGCATCTGAAACACAAACAACCTACAACCCAACACCAATAACACCACAAACAGCAAACCTAACAGTAAACCCATCAGCACACGTAATCATGACAAAAACCAGCAACGGCCCAGTACATGTAGGACAAAGAGGAATATTCACCATAACACTAACCAACAACGGACCTAGCGATGCAACAAACGTCTTAGTAAGCGATCCATTCATTGTAGGCTTTACTTATACACCATCAATTGGATCGTATGACCCTACAACAGGAATATGGACCATTTCTAGACTGGCAAATGGAGCAACAGCAACATTAACCATAACCAAGGTAATGTCTACAAATGACATAGGAACAATTCACAACACAGCATCTGAAACACAAACAACCTACAACCCAACACCAATAACACCACAAACAGCAAACCTAACAGTAAACCCATCAGCACACGTAATCATGACAAAAACCAGCAACGGCCCAGTACATGTAGGACAAAGAGGAATATTCACCATAACACTAACCAACAACGGACCTAGCGATGCAACAAACGTCTTAGTAAGCGATCCATTCATTGTAGGCTTTACTTATACACCATCAATTGGATCGTATGACCCTACAACAGGAATATGGACCATTTCTAGACTGGCAAATGGAGCAACAGCAACATTAACCATAACCAAGGTAATGTCTACAAATGACATAGGAACAATTCACAACACAGCATCTGAAACACAAACAACCTACAACCCAACACCAATAACACCACAAACAGCAAACCTAACAGTAAACCCATCAGCACACGTAATCATGACAAAAACCAGCAACGGCCCAGTACATGTAGGACAAAGAGGAATATTCACCATAACACTAACCAACAACGGACCTAGCGATGCAACAAACGTCTTAGTAAGCGATCCATACATAAAAGGATTTACTTATACACCTTCAATCGGAACATACAACCCTACAACTGGAATATGGGCCATCAGAACCCTGGTAAATGGAGCAGCAGCAACATTAACCATTAGCAAACATAATATGGCACCTAGTGACGTGGGAACAATTCACAACACAGCATCTGAAACACAAACAACCTACAACCCAACACCAATAACACCACAAACAGCAAACCTAACAGTAAACCCATCAGCACACGTAATCATGACAAAAACCAGCAACGGCCCAGTACATGTAGGACAAAGAGGAATATTCACCATAACACTAACCAACAACGGACCTAGCGATGCAACAAACGTCTTAGTAAGCGATCCATACATAAAAGGATTTACTTATACACCTTCAATCGGAACATACAACCCTACAACTGGAATATGGGCCATCAGAACCCTGGTAAATGGAGCAGCAGCAACATTAACCATTAGCAAACATAATATGGCACCTAGTGACGTGGGAACAATTCACAACACAGCATCTGAAACACAAACAACCTACAACCCAACACCAATAACACCACAAACAGCAAACCTAACAGTAAACCCATCAGCACACGTAATCATGACAAAAACCAGCAACGGCCCAGTACATGTAGGACAAAGAGGAATATTCACCATAACACTAACCAACAACGGACCTAGCGATGCAACAAACGTCTTAGTAAGCGATCCATTCATTGTAGGCTTTACTTATACACCATCAATTGGATCGTATGACCCTACAACAGGAATATGGACCATTTCTAGACTGGCAAATGGAGCAACAGCAACATTAACCATAACCAAGGTAATGTCTACAAATGACATAGGAACAATTCACAACACAGCATCTGAAACACAAACAACCTACAACCCAACACCAATAACACCACAAACAGCAACATTATACATATACAATGTAAAATTATCCATTAAAAAAACATCGAATAAAACAAAGTACAATGCAGGAGATTCAGTTGTTTACAATATTGATGTGAAAAACAATGGTTCAGATACAGCTACAAACATCATTGTAACCGATACATTAAGATCAGGACTTACCTATATTAGTTCTACACTAGGTGGAAGCTATAATGCTTTAACTCGAACTGTAACTTGGAAATTAGCAAGTTTAACTAGTGGTCTACATTTCCTTCCATCATTCACAGCATCTGTGAATAAAGGTACACAAGGACACACCATTACAAACACAGTATCTGCATACAACAATGGAATAAAAACACCGATAATATCTACGCCTGCAAATATAAAAGTTAACAAGGCAGTATTATCCATCAAAAAAACTTCAGGCAAAACAAAATACAATACAGGAAACTCTGTTTTCTACATTATCGATGTGAAAAACAACGGACCAGACACAGCTACAAACATCATTGTAACCGATACCTTACCTACTGGAATGATCTATGTGGATTCAACAAGAGGAGGAGTATGGGATTATACAAAGAAAACAGTTACATGGAACGTAGATAACCTTGCAAGAGGTGCTCATTTCAAAGCAATGTTAACAGCAAATATAAATATACATGGTGGAAAAACACTGAAAAACAGAGTACAGGCTATAGATAAACAAATGAATAGTCCTGTTTCAGCAACTAAAAGTATACATGTCAAAAAATCGAGCCTTTATGTGAAAGTCAGTCCAACCATTATCCAAACTTTAGTGGGAAAAACATTTACCATCACCTACAAGGTGGGTAATAAAGGTCCTGATGAAGCAAATAATGTGGTTATGAGTTTTGTCATACCTAAAGGTTTGAGGTTTGTAAGTGCATCCTCAAAGGATGGTGCTAAACCATCTTATAACGCAGCTACAAAAGAATTGACTTGGATTTTGGGAGATGTAAAGGTAGGGGATCCTATACTAAAATTAAATGTGAAAGCTCTAAGAGCAGGAACATTTTTAATAACTTCTAAACTCGTTAGCAGTACTACTTCTAGGCAACAGGCAATAGTATCTGCAGTAACTGTCAAGGCCCATAAAAAGGCCCATAACAAAGTCAAACCCCACGGTGGACAAACAATACCCATGCAAAAAACTGGAGCACCAATTGGAGCATTAATCCTAGCAGGACTCATGATATTAGGAGGAATATTACTACCAAGACAGGAAAACTAA